The genomic window CGCCATCTCGCTCTTGGCCACCACCATCAGGCCGGTGGTGCCGACGTCGAGCCGGTGCACGACACCCTGGCGCTCGGCCGCACCGCTGGTCGCCACGTTCTGCCCCATCGCGGCCAGCCCGCCGATCACGGTCGGGCCGGTCCAGCCGGGGCTCGGGTGGGCGGCCACGCCGACCGGCTTGTCCACCACCACGATGTCGTCGTCGCTGTAGATGATGCCCATGCCGTGCACCGGCTCGGCCACCATCGTGGGCGCGGCCACCGGCGCCGGCAGGGTCACTTCCAGCCAGGAGCCGGCCACGACCTTCTCCGATTTGAGGCGGGCCACGCCGTCGACCATCGCGTCACCGGCCTCGACCAGGGTGGCCGCGGCCGTCCGGGACAACCCGAACAGGCGTGAGACGGCCTGGTCCAGCCGCATGCCGTGAAGTCCGTCAGGTACCGGAAGGGACCGCTGCCCACTCATGCCGTCTCCTCCTTGGCTTTCTCTTTGGTGATTCTGCTGCCGTCCCGCTGGCGGCCGGTCAGCTCCAG from Actinoplanes derwentensis includes these protein-coding regions:
- a CDS encoding RluA family pseudouridine synthase: MSGQRSLPVPDGLHGMRLDQAVSRLFGLSRTAAATLVEAGDAMVDGVARLKSEKVVAGSWLEVTLPAPVAAPTMVAEPVHGMGIIYSDDDIVVVDKPVGVAAHPSPGWTGPTVIGGLAAMGQNVATSGAAERQGVVHRLDVGTTGLMVVAKSEMAYTFLKRAFKEREVEKRYHAVVQGHLDPLRGTIDAPIDRHPTADWKFAVMNSGKPSVTHYDTIEAFRSASLVDVQLETGRTHQIRVHMSAMRHPCVGDTAYGADPTLAARIKLDRQWLHARELAFQHPRTHDEVRFVSDYPDDLVYALDVLQDAG